Proteins from a single region of Streptomyces vinaceus:
- a CDS encoding FAD binding domain-containing protein — protein MEFLRPAGWEEALAAKAEHPTAVPIAGGTDVMVEINFDHRRPEYLMDLNRIGALREWETGEDVVRLGASVPYTQIMEHLRAQLPGLALASHTVASPQIRNRGSVGGNLGTASPAGDAHPALLAAGAQVEVESVRGSRLIPIDAFYTGVKRNALAPDELIKAVHVSVADGPQQFSKVGTRNAMVIAVCAFGLALHPRTRSVRTGIGSAAPTPVRAETAEEFLAAALDEGGFWESRTAITPSIAKQFGDLAAAACNPIDDVRGTAKYRRHAVGVLARRQLLWTWEEYCGRPAA, from the coding sequence ATGGAATTCCTTCGTCCCGCCGGCTGGGAGGAGGCGCTCGCGGCCAAGGCGGAGCACCCCACCGCCGTGCCCATCGCCGGCGGCACCGACGTGATGGTCGAGATCAACTTCGACCACCGCCGGCCGGAGTACCTCATGGACCTGAACCGCATCGGGGCGCTGCGGGAATGGGAGACCGGCGAGGACGTCGTACGGCTCGGCGCCTCCGTCCCGTACACGCAGATCATGGAGCACCTGCGGGCGCAGCTCCCGGGCCTGGCCCTCGCCTCGCACACCGTGGCCTCCCCGCAGATCCGCAACCGCGGCAGCGTCGGCGGCAACCTCGGGACCGCCTCCCCGGCCGGTGACGCCCACCCGGCGCTGCTCGCCGCCGGGGCGCAGGTCGAGGTGGAGTCCGTACGGGGCTCCCGGCTGATCCCGATCGACGCCTTCTACACCGGGGTCAAGCGCAACGCCCTGGCCCCCGACGAGCTGATCAAGGCCGTGCACGTCTCCGTGGCCGACGGGCCCCAGCAGTTCTCCAAGGTCGGCACCCGCAACGCCATGGTCATCGCCGTCTGCGCCTTCGGCCTGGCCCTGCACCCGCGCACGCGGAGCGTCCGTACGGGCATCGGCTCGGCCGCGCCCACGCCGGTCCGGGCCGAGACGGCCGAGGAGTTCCTGGCCGCCGCGCTGGACGAGGGCGGGTTCTGGGAGTCCCGTACGGCCATCACCCCGTCCATCGCCAAGCAGTTCGGGGATCTCGCCGCCGCGGCCTGCAATCCGATCGACGACGTGCGCGGCACCGCGAAGTACCGCCGGCACGCCGTGGGCGTCCTGGCCCGCCGTCAGCTCCTGTGGACCTGGGAGGAGTACTGCGGCCGCCCGGCCGCGTGA
- a CDS encoding RidA family protein has product MTTGTPEERLAAAGFTLPKTLAPLGAYVPALVNGHHVYTSGQLPMVDGALPLTGKVGAEVTEEQAKGLARQCALNALAAIASVAGDLSAVKRVVKVVGFVASDPRFTGQPGVVNGASELFGTAFGDAGIHVRSAVGVAVLPLDAPVEVEVVVELHTPMGV; this is encoded by the coding sequence ATGACGACCGGCACCCCCGAAGAGCGGCTCGCAGCGGCCGGGTTCACCCTCCCGAAGACCCTCGCCCCGCTGGGCGCGTACGTGCCGGCCCTGGTCAACGGGCACCACGTGTACACCTCCGGCCAGCTCCCGATGGTCGACGGCGCGCTGCCGCTGACCGGCAAGGTCGGGGCCGAGGTGACCGAGGAGCAGGCCAAGGGGCTGGCCCGACAGTGCGCGCTGAACGCGCTCGCCGCGATCGCCTCGGTGGCCGGGGACCTGTCCGCCGTGAAGCGGGTGGTCAAGGTGGTCGGGTTCGTCGCCAGCGATCCGCGGTTCACCGGCCAGCCCGGCGTGGTCAACGGGGCGAGCGAGCTGTTCGGCACCGCTTTCGGCGACGCCGGCATCCATGTGCGCAGCGCGGTGGGGGTGGCGGTGCTGCCGCTGGACGCGCCCGTCGAGGTGGAGGTCGTCGTGGAGCTGCACACCCCGATGGGCGTCTGA
- a CDS encoding sortase domain-bontaining protein, with product MPPSTLMPRTRRAIMTTTLTLSVTGALAACGAGGTKLPPDPEVGNASAAAPAAHTSTALPPSKPTGMKIDAAGVDAKKMVDLKVDATGELGVPDADTEANSPGWWTGGATPGEKGVSVLVAHFDTKHGPALMKDVKKIKLGDLIEVPREDGRTATFEIREIEDVNKKDFPTDKVYGETRRPELRLLTCGGEIKDGHRTNNVIFYADLVA from the coding sequence ATGCCCCCCAGCACCCTCATGCCCCGTACGCGCCGGGCGATCATGACGACGACCCTGACGCTCTCCGTCACGGGCGCCCTGGCCGCCTGCGGCGCCGGAGGCACGAAGCTCCCGCCCGACCCCGAGGTCGGCAACGCGTCGGCGGCAGCCCCCGCCGCCCACACCTCGACCGCCCTGCCCCCGTCGAAGCCCACCGGAATGAAGATCGACGCGGCGGGCGTGGACGCGAAGAAGATGGTCGACCTCAAGGTGGACGCCACCGGCGAACTCGGCGTTCCCGACGCCGACACGGAGGCGAACAGCCCCGGTTGGTGGACCGGGGGTGCGACCCCGGGCGAGAAGGGCGTCTCCGTCCTCGTCGCCCACTTCGACACCAAGCACGGCCCGGCGCTGATGAAGGACGTCAAGAAGATCAAGCTCGGCGACCTGATCGAAGTACCGCGCGAGGACGGCAGGACGGCCACGTTCGAGATCCGCGAGATCGAGGACGTCAACAAGAAGGACTTCCCGACCGACAAGGTCTACGGCGAGACCCGGCGCCCCGAACTCCGCCTCCTCACCTGCGGCGGCGAGATCAAGGACGGCCACCGCACCAACAACGTCATCTTCTACGCGGACCTGGTCGCCTGA